A single window of Leptospira dzoumogneensis DNA harbors:
- a CDS encoding DUF167 domain-containing protein produces the protein MKIQVRVKPNSKKPSVTKGDDGVWIVAVKAPATEGKANDAVVRAVAAELGLAPSKVKILKGEKSKLKLLEVYD, from the coding sequence GTGAAAATTCAGGTCAGGGTAAAACCGAATTCTAAAAAACCGTCCGTAACTAAAGGGGACGACGGTGTTTGGATCGTTGCCGTAAAAGCACCGGCTACCGAAGGTAAGGCGAATGACGCAGTGGTTCGAGCCGTCGCGGCAGAATTGGGACTGGCTCCTTCTAAAGTAAAAATTCTGAAGGGAGAAAAGAGTAAGTTAAAACTTCTAGAAGTTTATGATTAG
- the murJ gene encoding murein biosynthesis integral membrane protein MurJ — protein sequence MSQAARRSFALSFYTLVSRILGVFRDHFMAVSFGTGTIASAFSVAYRLPNMFRNLLAEGTLSQSFMPLYSDAEKDGVVAARKMSGAVLSFLFVILLSFVVIVFTFSPFALPILVGGTAEYSGLVVELTYILFFLIVTASLSSIYMAISNVKNRFFVPSLSPIILNLSYLTVFLGIFPFVDWELLTKVRVLCFAIVGGGIIQLGVQAWYVSRNGEGPIFSWNYKHPAISKIFKLMLPAAVGGGFYQLGLLVDIFLANYVQNTNPGLGAVVSLDYAQRLVQLPTGIIGVALATTTLPALLSSLKQNKHSEVPKEMLGVLGFAGFLTAPAALGIGILAGPILDSIYYGGRWDHIATETTILPLIFYSLAVPFYSMNKVLISTYYAFQDTKTPLRVQAFTFVLNLTLNFSLIFFLKHSAIALSSAVSTVVTWTLLSSYLKKHNVSFPWEGFLSKIVKLILPLFCMGAFLFFYKEMIHSWALAFLSEKGLSYANSSRISLCAAILPGMAIFFLISLLLGLEEIRLIAGKIFRKK from the coding sequence TTGTCCCAAGCAGCCAGAAGAAGTTTCGCTCTTTCTTTTTACACCCTCGTTTCCAGAATTTTAGGAGTGTTCCGAGACCATTTTATGGCGGTGTCTTTCGGGACAGGAACCATTGCCTCCGCATTTTCAGTAGCATATAGATTGCCCAATATGTTCCGAAATCTTTTGGCGGAAGGAACTCTTTCCCAATCCTTCATGCCTTTATATTCGGATGCGGAGAAGGACGGGGTAGTCGCCGCAAGGAAGATGAGCGGGGCCGTATTAAGTTTTCTTTTTGTAATCCTTCTTAGTTTCGTAGTAATCGTTTTTACATTTTCACCGTTTGCACTTCCTATCCTTGTGGGAGGGACTGCGGAATATTCCGGGCTTGTAGTCGAGCTTACCTATATTCTGTTTTTCTTAATCGTTACCGCGAGTTTGTCCTCTATCTATATGGCGATCTCCAACGTCAAAAATAGATTTTTTGTTCCTTCTCTTTCTCCTATCATCCTGAACTTAAGTTATCTCACCGTGTTTTTAGGGATTTTCCCTTTCGTGGATTGGGAACTTTTAACCAAGGTGAGAGTTCTTTGTTTTGCGATCGTAGGAGGAGGGATCATACAACTAGGGGTCCAGGCCTGGTATGTTTCCAGAAATGGAGAAGGCCCTATCTTCTCCTGGAATTATAAACATCCTGCTATTTCAAAAATATTTAAACTGATGCTGCCTGCAGCGGTCGGAGGCGGTTTTTACCAGCTCGGGCTTTTAGTGGATATATTCCTCGCAAACTATGTACAGAATACGAATCCGGGCTTAGGCGCAGTCGTTAGTTTGGATTATGCCCAGAGACTAGTGCAGCTTCCTACCGGGATCATAGGTGTGGCGCTTGCTACCACAACTTTACCCGCGTTACTTTCTTCTTTGAAACAAAACAAACATTCCGAGGTTCCCAAGGAAATGTTGGGAGTTTTGGGATTTGCGGGATTTTTAACTGCGCCCGCTGCTTTGGGGATTGGGATCTTAGCCGGACCAATTTTGGATTCCATATATTATGGAGGAAGATGGGATCATATTGCAACTGAGACCACGATCCTACCTTTGATCTTTTATTCATTAGCGGTCCCATTTTACAGCATGAATAAAGTTTTGATATCTACATATTACGCATTCCAAGATACTAAAACTCCTTTGAGGGTCCAAGCATTCACATTTGTACTGAATCTGACCTTGAACTTTTCTTTGATCTTTTTTCTAAAACATTCCGCGATCGCATTGTCTTCCGCCGTATCAACTGTGGTAACTTGGACCTTACTTTCTAGTTACTTAAAAAAGCATAATGTCTCTTTTCCGTGGGAAGGTTTTCTTTCCAAAATTGTAAAATTGATCCTGCCACTATTCTGCATGGGTGCATTTTTATTCTTCTATAAAGAAATGATCCATTCTTGGGCTTTGGCTTTTCTTTCCGAAAAAGGCCTAAGTTATGCGAATTCTTCCAGAATCTCGCTTTGTGCTGCCATCCTTCCTGGTATGGCAATTTTTTTCCTGATCAGTCTGCTTTTGGGTCTGGAAGAGATAAGGTTAATAGCTGGAAAAATATTTCGTAAGAAGTAA
- a CDS encoding STAS domain-containing protein → MEIHTTKLGHILKVTPKGVLDSYSAFDLVRFIKTRWEEGERLVLVNSSLIEYIEEDGISALVELKNFFEKFGGNIAYSDWNEEGLLVLGLFGLNKSPNLFAHEKEAEVWLSSLKIEDRRTLSEKSESISSLRQTKPIQFYSSPSSSLSKSDVYVPEISTVPIPGQEPAEKTQIGKDLDHTLEQARSFQERILYCESCRARLRIKTLGRHQCPNCGIQFDVSRTGGVRYLEKLLG, encoded by the coding sequence TTGGAAATTCATACTACAAAACTGGGACATATATTGAAAGTAACTCCGAAAGGGGTTCTTGATTCCTATTCCGCATTCGATCTGGTGCGTTTTATTAAAACTCGCTGGGAAGAAGGGGAAAGGTTAGTACTAGTCAATTCTAGTCTCATCGAATATATAGAAGAGGATGGCATCTCCGCACTTGTGGAATTAAAAAACTTCTTCGAAAAATTCGGCGGCAATATTGCATACAGCGATTGGAATGAAGAAGGATTATTGGTTTTAGGATTATTCGGTTTAAATAAGAGCCCTAATCTCTTCGCACATGAAAAAGAAGCGGAAGTTTGGCTTTCCTCTTTGAAGATAGAAGATAGAAGGACTTTATCCGAGAAGTCGGAAAGTATTTCTTCTCTTAGACAAACGAAACCGATCCAATTCTATTCCAGTCCTTCTTCTAGTCTTAGTAAGTCGGATGTGTATGTTCCCGAGATCAGCACAGTTCCAATTCCCGGACAAGAACCCGCTGAAAAGACTCAGATCGGAAAGGACCTGGACCATACTTTGGAGCAGGCGAGAAGTTTCCAAGAAAGGATCTTGTATTGCGAATCTTGCAGGGCAAGACTTAGGATCAAAACTCTTGGTCGTCACCAATGTCCTAATTGCGGAATTCAGTTTGACGTGAGTCGCACCGGCGGAGTTCGATACTTGGAGAAACTATTAGGTTAG
- a CDS encoding LIC_12071 family protein: protein MQIFKHILFFILALLVCEGIAAGASAWSFLESSLASFEQIKNLSDQRARDTIGAISKSSEGKLSKDRLEDLNFAFTRLVKVTSGDKEGFIISEISMTDDSGVVLASSNEDYVSDPRAKRKPEPKFLSTNYTAAHHLRKWQIGTPILLGDKNTFQNDKLMQIVSPYFPEISEPSVLLSMAVYHPEKLERVASLHMKYERGNFAHFVRIQTELFWWTLQNNAIIALICALILGFSHLLIKSVRTSFTQDGKYIADPSSPPLWEKVDFAQTQGPIRWRENVSSSPSTAQAVNREKAEIIDAIYLG from the coding sequence GTGCAAATTTTCAAACATATTCTATTTTTCATTTTAGCACTTTTGGTTTGTGAAGGGATCGCTGCCGGAGCCTCTGCATGGTCCTTTCTGGAATCTTCTCTTGCTTCTTTTGAGCAGATCAAAAATCTTTCGGACCAAAGAGCCAGAGATACGATCGGCGCCATCTCTAAATCCAGCGAAGGAAAATTAAGCAAGGACAGATTAGAAGATCTGAACTTTGCATTCACTAGACTTGTAAAAGTGACTTCTGGAGATAAAGAAGGATTTATCATTTCTGAGATCAGTATGACTGATGATTCGGGAGTAGTTCTTGCATCGTCTAACGAAGATTATGTGTCCGATCCAAGGGCAAAAAGAAAACCTGAACCTAAGTTTTTATCCACTAATTATACCGCTGCTCATCATTTGAGAAAATGGCAGATCGGAACTCCAATCCTTTTGGGAGATAAGAATACATTCCAGAATGATAAACTGATGCAGATCGTTTCTCCTTATTTCCCTGAAATTTCAGAGCCAAGTGTTCTTCTTTCCATGGCAGTATACCACCCTGAAAAATTGGAAAGAGTGGCTTCTCTTCATATGAAATACGAAAGAGGGAATTTTGCACATTTTGTGAGGATCCAAACCGAACTATTCTGGTGGACCTTACAAAATAACGCGATCATAGCTCTGATCTGTGCTCTTATATTAGGATTTTCTCATTTACTCATTAAGAGTGTCCGCACTTCTTTTACCCAAGACGGAAAGTATATTGCGGATCCTTCTTCTCCTCCTTTATGGGAGAAGGTTGACTTTGCTCAAACCCAAGGTCCTATCCGTTGGAGAGAAAACGTTTCTTCTTCTCCTTCTACTGCGCAAGCAGTCAATCGAGAAAAAGCGGAAATTATAGACGCTATTTATCTAGGATAA
- the lipB gene encoding lipoyl(octanoyl) transferase LipB: protein MTSSSFSINNTSVQAFSLKNPLPYEDYVLFQEKSRENRRESILFLEHPLTITGGINYNIDNLLRNEDFLSEHGISLQYIKRGGDYTAHEPGQIVTYVHLDLKKREISISEFLDQVLGSAIYSTKKVWGLDLVKNPHAPGLYLSTSPNRKILSMGVLFKSWFTSYGIALNVSNDFSAFQCIHPCGQDWKSMISVSQLGLPSGEDKKKEWIQTFQTKFLENLKPIRDGIRA from the coding sequence ATGACTTCGAGCAGCTTTTCCATAAATAATACAAGTGTGCAGGCTTTTTCCCTGAAAAATCCCCTTCCGTACGAAGATTACGTCCTCTTCCAGGAAAAGTCCCGGGAGAATAGAAGGGAATCGATTCTATTTTTAGAACACCCTCTTACGATTACCGGGGGGATCAATTATAATATCGACAATCTTCTCCGAAATGAGGACTTCCTTTCCGAACACGGTATCTCTCTCCAATACATAAAAAGAGGAGGGGATTATACCGCTCATGAGCCAGGACAGATCGTTACCTATGTACATTTGGACTTAAAAAAAAGAGAAATTTCCATCTCGGAATTTCTGGATCAGGTACTTGGATCCGCAATTTATTCCACAAAGAAAGTTTGGGGTCTGGATTTGGTAAAAAATCCTCACGCTCCAGGGCTTTATCTTTCGACTTCTCCGAATCGCAAAATTCTTTCCATGGGAGTTTTATTCAAGTCCTGGTTTACCAGCTACGGGATCGCTCTAAACGTTTCTAATGATTTTTCCGCGTTTCAATGTATCCATCCTTGCGGGCAGGACTGGAAGTCCATGATCTCAGTCTCTCAGCTAGGGCTCCCAAGCGGAGAAGATAAAAAGAAGGAATGGATCCAAACTTTTCAGACCAAATTTCTGGAAAATTTAAAGCCAATCAGAGACGGTATTCGCGCCTAA
- a CDS encoding type II toxin-antitoxin system antitoxin SocA domain-containing protein produces the protein MEKLLEVISFILQRSPRGRNRQELAKLVYLSDGVFFQKYAKVITGQKYIHLEDSPYPMELNQALLHLKENRLIDVIPKLTETGISGYLLTWVGTEHEDEIDLNRQEKRILRKVLENFKGSVYDENRVYPNLYENYVITPLFSEIKFSKETINTKIHFFRRKTLLNISGKIFKVLFSE, from the coding sequence ATGGAAAAGCTGCTCGAAGTCATCTCCTTTATACTCCAAAGATCTCCGCGGGGAAGAAACCGTCAGGAACTCGCAAAACTGGTCTATCTTTCCGACGGAGTATTCTTCCAAAAATACGCCAAAGTGATTACTGGGCAGAAGTACATCCATTTGGAAGATTCTCCTTATCCTATGGAACTGAATCAGGCTCTTCTCCACCTGAAAGAAAATCGTCTAATAGATGTGATCCCAAAATTGACCGAGACCGGTATCTCCGGTTATTTATTAACCTGGGTCGGGACCGAGCATGAGGACGAGATAGACCTGAACCGTCAGGAGAAAAGAATTCTTCGTAAGGTTCTGGAAAATTTCAAAGGAAGTGTTTACGACGAAAATAGAGTGTATCCGAATTTATATGAGAATTACGTGATCACTCCCCTTTTCTCGGAAATAAAGTTTAGCAAAGAAACTATTAACACTAAAATCCATTTCTTTAGGAGAAAAACGCTTTTGAATATCTCGGGCAAAATATTTAAGGTACTTTTTAGCGAGTAA
- the panD gene encoding aspartate 1-decarboxylase, which translates to MLITVCKGKIHRATVTDADLNYEGSLTVDMDLVDAAGMFPYEKVSVVNVNNGSRFETYLIEGKRGSGEICLNGAAARLGMKGDKVIIISYGSLEEKDLPKGYKPQVVLVDDKNHIKKA; encoded by the coding sequence ATGCTCATCACTGTTTGTAAAGGTAAAATCCATAGAGCCACCGTAACCGACGCGGACCTCAATTATGAGGGAAGTCTGACGGTAGATATGGATTTGGTAGATGCCGCTGGAATGTTTCCTTACGAAAAAGTTTCCGTTGTGAATGTAAACAATGGATCCAGATTCGAGACATATCTGATCGAAGGCAAAAGAGGTTCCGGAGAGATCTGTTTGAACGGTGCTGCTGCCCGTCTCGGAATGAAAGGAGACAAAGTAATCATCATCTCCTACGGCTCCTTGGAAGAAAAGGACCTGCCGAAAGGTTATAAACCCCAAGTCGTTCTCGTAGACGACAAAAATCATATCAAAAAAGCCTAA
- a CDS encoding type II toxin-antitoxin system HicA family toxin, with amino-acid sequence MKIKEIIKILEDDGWYLVNQTGSHKQFKHPRKSGRVTVAGKQNADIPPGTLNSILKQSGLK; translated from the coding sequence ATGAAAATAAAGGAAATAATCAAAATCCTAGAGGACGATGGTTGGTATTTGGTAAACCAGACAGGAAGCCATAAACAATTTAAACATCCTCGTAAATCTGGAAGAGTAACAGTTGCTGGTAAACAAAATGCAGATATTCCTCCTGGAACTTTGAATAGTATTTTGAAACAATCAGGTCTAAAGTAA
- a CDS encoding type II toxin-antitoxin system HicB family antitoxin encodes MIEKGPTSFGAYVPDLPGCVAVGETEEEVTKLIKEAIEFHLEGLRKDGEPIPAPSRVTLVSV; translated from the coding sequence ATCATTGAAAAAGGCCCAACAAGCTTTGGAGCCTACGTTCCAGATCTGCCTGGTTGTGTTGCAGTCGGAGAGACAGAAGAAGAAGTTACAAAACTAATCAAAGAGGCAATTGAATTTCATTTAGAAGGATTGAGAAAAGATGGAGAGCCTATACCAGCACCTTCGAGAGTTACTCTAGTATCTGTATAA
- a CDS encoding HDOD domain-containing protein, with amino-acid sequence MERIFFLATREFRPKFEGMLNPTELTETLVSGKDIELEYRFISDEDHQQIYLLLLQVLGNLDRLFLTEVVSTILKELLMNANKANAKRLFFLTEGLNINETSHYNKGMKRFLEDIIHKWDEQEKVLKGSNLSVRLRAKIMNQNLIFLIENDAALLPQESERIKARLESASKFNDLSDAFLSMADSQESAGLGLVLIQLLLKNSGIGSDKFKIETDGKITRATLVIPKQIVPLDVATKLKDRILSEVDGLPPLPHTLTRIINLCNNPDSDLGVIANEIERNPAISADLLKLSNSAGFASRNKVNTIVQAVKVVGLKNVRNLLYVSGVRKIMEGRYSKLQEVWNHSNLASYFARQVSQRAGLGKLSDIAAVGALLHDLGKFILLSLDPTLFKRLAAYQKHRDLSNSTILEEISTGISHPTLGAMLARKWDFPPDLVHMIEFHHRAFMATNTIYTDLVDSVYVANMMCDYLDKKTSYYAADSSILKKFQLDDKAKFEETCEKLAKAYEIANEEN; translated from the coding sequence ATGGAGCGCATTTTTTTTCTTGCGACAAGGGAGTTTAGACCCAAATTTGAGGGAATGCTAAATCCGACAGAACTCACGGAAACCCTCGTCTCTGGGAAAGATATCGAACTGGAATATAGATTTATTTCGGACGAGGACCACCAGCAGATCTATCTTCTGCTTCTTCAAGTTTTAGGAAACTTGGATAGATTATTTCTTACGGAAGTGGTCTCTACCATTCTAAAAGAACTTTTGATGAACGCGAATAAAGCGAACGCCAAGAGGCTTTTTTTCCTAACCGAAGGTTTGAATATCAACGAGACATCTCATTACAACAAAGGGATGAAACGTTTTTTAGAGGATATCATTCATAAATGGGATGAACAGGAGAAGGTTCTAAAAGGTTCCAATCTATCCGTTCGTCTTCGCGCAAAGATCATGAACCAGAACCTGATCTTCTTGATCGAGAATGATGCTGCACTTCTTCCCCAAGAATCCGAAAGGATCAAAGCAAGATTAGAATCCGCTAGTAAGTTCAACGATCTATCCGACGCATTTCTTTCCATGGCGGACAGCCAAGAGAGTGCGGGTCTCGGACTTGTACTCATACAGTTATTATTAAAAAACTCAGGAATAGGTTCTGATAAATTTAAGATAGAAACCGACGGTAAGATCACAAGAGCAACCTTAGTGATCCCTAAACAAATCGTTCCATTGGACGTAGCTACCAAACTTAAAGACAGGATCTTGTCAGAAGTAGATGGACTTCCCCCTCTTCCTCATACTCTCACAAGGATCATAAATCTTTGTAATAATCCCGACTCGGATTTAGGTGTAATCGCAAACGAAATAGAAAGGAACCCTGCAATCAGTGCGGACCTTTTAAAACTTTCTAACTCGGCAGGTTTCGCGAGTAGGAATAAGGTAAATACGATCGTCCAAGCTGTTAAGGTCGTGGGACTGAAGAACGTCCGAAATCTTTTGTATGTTTCAGGTGTACGAAAGATCATGGAAGGAAGATATTCCAAACTTCAAGAAGTGTGGAACCATTCCAATCTTGCGAGTTATTTTGCGAGGCAGGTTTCCCAAAGAGCTGGACTCGGAAAACTTTCCGATATCGCAGCAGTCGGTGCCCTGCTCCATGATTTAGGAAAATTCATTTTGCTTTCATTGGATCCTACGTTATTCAAACGTTTGGCGGCTTACCAAAAGCATAGGGATCTTTCCAATTCCACGATCTTAGAAGAAATTTCCACAGGTATTTCTCATCCGACTCTGGGAGCGATGCTCGCCAGAAAATGGGATTTTCCTCCGGACCTAGTTCATATGATCGAATTTCACCATAGAGCCTTCATGGCGACTAACACTATTTATACGGATTTAGTTGATTCCGTATACGTCGCAAATATGATGTGCGATTATCTGGATAAAAAAACCAGCTACTACGCAGCTGACTCGAGTATACTAAAAAAATTCCAGTTAGATGATAAGGCAAAGTTCGAAGAGACCTGCGAAAAATTAGCAAAGGCCTACGAGATCGCGAATGAAGAAAACTGA
- a CDS encoding ABC transporter ATP-binding protein has translation MKKTESNNLLNLHGIKFYRSGTPILDGIDFQINSGEHWVLLGRNGAGKTTLVNLIYGSVWPTAGRINLFGETFGETPLQILRNKIGILDSSQQESALQKSLTVYDVLLTGFFHTIGFYRESNAWEEKEAERILEENGFGAKRNQLFRTLSSGEKKKILFLRAMCTSPEFVILDEPCSGLDLTAREEFIDFLDEYKKNRNFTSIYITHRIDEIPPFYEHAALLKSGKILFSGEITEAFSSARLSDLYDRKVEAENRNGTWVAVTERK, from the coding sequence ATGAAGAAAACTGAATCCAATAATCTGCTCAATTTACACGGAATTAAGTTTTATAGATCCGGGACTCCTATTCTGGACGGGATCGATTTTCAGATCAATTCCGGAGAACATTGGGTTCTATTAGGGCGTAATGGTGCCGGAAAAACCACACTTGTAAATTTGATCTACGGTTCCGTATGGCCTACCGCGGGCAGGATCAATCTTTTCGGAGAGACCTTTGGAGAAACTCCATTACAGATCCTGAGAAATAAGATCGGCATCCTGGATTCTTCCCAACAAGAAAGCGCACTCCAAAAAAGTCTTACCGTTTACGATGTACTTCTTACCGGTTTTTTTCATACCATAGGTTTTTATAGGGAATCAAATGCCTGGGAAGAAAAAGAAGCGGAACGAATTTTAGAAGAGAACGGTTTCGGCGCTAAAAGAAACCAATTATTCCGCACTTTATCTTCAGGCGAAAAGAAAAAGATCTTATTCTTAAGAGCAATGTGCACTTCTCCTGAATTTGTGATCTTAGATGAACCTTGCTCCGGTTTGGATCTGACTGCCAGAGAAGAATTCATAGACTTCTTGGATGAATATAAAAAGAATCGAAACTTCACTTCTATTTATATAACTCATAGGATCGACGAGATCCCTCCATTTTACGAACACGCAGCTCTTTTGAAGTCCGGTAAAATTTTATTTTCAGGCGAGATCACAGAAGCATTCAGTTCTGCAAGACTTTCCGATCTATACGATCGCAAAGTAGAAGCGGAAAATCGAAATGGCACCTGGGTCGCAGTCACCGAGAGAAAGTAG
- the topA gene encoding type I DNA topoisomerase, with protein sequence MSVLVIVESPTKVKTISSYLGKEYKVLATFGHILDLPPDRIGIKIEKDFEPEYVPLKGKKNILSSILKEAKSHSSILIATDPDREGEFIGYILAQKLGKKANISRIRFQEIRKDKILQAISEPDKIDLDLVDSQKARRILDRLIGYKVSPFLWRAVSGEGLSAGRVQSVALKWICEREEEIRSFIPVTTWLVSATVFYGSVENEKIVFYPKKDAFSNQKEASGFLDSILKKTKVLQVTERKEKVGETLPPPPFTTAALQQEAFRVLKFSASKTMKLAQELYEGTDLGKGKSQGLITYMRTDSVRMGEDAIDSIRRKISSKFGKEFVSDKAQTYRLKKTKGKSQDAHEAIRPVDVFLEPSYVFELADRNLSKDSKKLYELIWKRAIASQMKPEAWKRLGFVANGAGEVWEGEKLFTIDPGYKKIYNIGSDLLPDWKKGETLIPDPWEIQEKTTEPSSRYTEASLVSKLEKEGIGRPSTFASILETLYKRKYVYSEKGKLYSETLGERVNAFLQAAFADLFREKFTSEMEQKLDSIASGEESRSKVLSEFYSVLDSQLKKTNITAINKQLKEKPKTPKYGICPVCKEGERVRKKSSKKKEYYICSRFPACDYAEYL encoded by the coding sequence ATGTCCGTCCTAGTAATTGTAGAATCTCCTACCAAAGTCAAAACAATCTCTTCCTATTTGGGAAAAGAATATAAGGTACTCGCTACCTTCGGACATATTTTGGATCTACCTCCGGATCGGATCGGGATCAAAATCGAAAAAGATTTCGAACCTGAGTATGTTCCTCTTAAAGGAAAAAAGAATATTCTATCTTCTATCTTAAAAGAAGCAAAGTCTCATTCTTCCATACTCATAGCGACCGACCCGGATAGAGAAGGCGAGTTTATAGGTTATATCCTTGCCCAGAAATTAGGGAAGAAGGCGAACATCTCCCGAATCCGTTTCCAAGAAATACGGAAGGACAAAATTTTACAGGCAATCTCCGAACCTGACAAGATCGATCTGGACCTGGTAGATTCCCAAAAAGCCAGAAGGATCTTAGATAGACTCATCGGGTATAAGGTCAGTCCATTTTTATGGAGAGCGGTAAGCGGAGAAGGTTTATCCGCAGGAAGAGTGCAATCGGTCGCTCTCAAATGGATTTGTGAAAGAGAAGAAGAGATCCGAAGTTTTATTCCGGTTACCACCTGGCTCGTCTCTGCCACAGTATTTTATGGATCAGTAGAAAACGAAAAAATCGTTTTCTACCCTAAAAAAGACGCCTTCTCCAATCAGAAAGAAGCCTCTGGATTCTTGGATTCTATATTAAAAAAAACGAAAGTATTGCAGGTCACTGAAAGAAAGGAGAAGGTAGGAGAAACTTTACCTCCTCCGCCGTTTACTACTGCTGCATTGCAGCAGGAAGCATTTAGGGTCTTAAAATTTTCCGCATCCAAAACAATGAAACTCGCCCAAGAACTGTATGAGGGAACGGATCTAGGAAAAGGAAAATCCCAAGGACTCATCACATATATGAGAACTGATTCGGTTCGGATGGGAGAAGACGCGATAGATTCTATCCGTAGAAAGATCTCTTCTAAATTCGGAAAAGAATTCGTATCGGATAAAGCTCAAACATACAGGCTCAAAAAAACAAAAGGGAAATCGCAGGATGCTCATGAGGCAATCCGGCCTGTGGATGTATTTTTGGAACCATCCTACGTATTCGAACTTGCGGATCGGAATTTAAGTAAGGATTCCAAAAAATTATACGAACTGATCTGGAAACGAGCAATCGCTTCTCAAATGAAACCTGAAGCTTGGAAAAGATTAGGATTTGTAGCAAACGGAGCCGGGGAAGTTTGGGAAGGAGAAAAACTTTTTACCATAGATCCCGGTTATAAAAAGATCTATAATATTGGCTCGGACCTTCTTCCTGATTGGAAAAAGGGGGAGACTCTTATACCCGATCCTTGGGAGATCCAAGAAAAAACCACAGAACCTTCGTCCAGATATACGGAAGCAAGTCTTGTATCCAAACTGGAAAAAGAAGGGATAGGCAGACCTTCTACGTTTGCTTCTATCCTGGAAACATTATACAAAAGAAAATATGTATATTCCGAAAAAGGAAAATTATATTCCGAAACTCTTGGAGAAAGAGTAAATGCGTTCTTGCAGGCAGCCTTCGCAGATCTATTCAGAGAAAAATTCACTTCTGAAATGGAACAAAAATTGGATTCAATTGCTTCCGGGGAAGAAAGTAGATCCAAGGTACTTTCCGAATTTTATTCGGTTTTAGATTCTCAATTAAAGAAAACGAATATAACTGCAATCAATAAGCAGTTAAAAGAAAAACCAAAAACTCCCAAATACGGGATTTGTCCCGTATGCAAGGAAGGGGAGAGGGTCAGAAAAAAATCCTCCAAGAAAAAAGAATATTATATCTGTTCCCGATTTCCTGCCTGCGACTACGCAGAATATCTATAA
- a CDS encoding oxygenase MpaB family protein, translating into MFNRLKILKQINELDAEKDAQKIVFLSGSYDFPQDVEISLAISFFRTFAIPSISKILNTTKRFESAGQKRYDDTALILAEFIENGLDSERGREAMRRLNQIHKEYNIKNEDFLYTLTTFIFEPDRWNRKFGWRKSTEKERLANFYLWKRIGKMMNIKNIPETYEEMLAFNLRFEKENFRHTPDSEQVALATMKIASARIPKIPGLEYLVYNAVYSLMDKPLREAMGFPKANPIVAALTYAVLKFRAFFLRYLWPPRKTPYYVTKRNNPTYPNGYLIEELGPH; encoded by the coding sequence ATGTTCAACCGTTTGAAGATATTAAAACAAATTAATGAATTGGATGCGGAGAAGGATGCGCAGAAGATCGTATTTCTCTCCGGAAGTTATGATTTTCCTCAGGATGTGGAAATCTCACTTGCTATATCCTTCTTCCGGACATTTGCAATTCCTTCTATTTCTAAAATATTAAATACAACCAAACGATTCGAATCTGCAGGACAAAAAAGATACGACGATACCGCGTTGATCCTCGCAGAATTTATCGAGAACGGACTGGACAGCGAAAGAGGAAGGGAAGCAATGAGAAGGCTGAACCAGATCCATAAAGAATACAATATTAAAAATGAAGATTTTCTTTATACTCTTACAACTTTTATATTCGAGCCGGATCGTTGGAACCGAAAGTTCGGTTGGAGAAAGAGCACTGAAAAAGAAAGACTAGCTAACTTCTATCTTTGGAAACGGATCGGAAAAATGATGAATATCAAAAATATTCCGGAAACTTACGAAGAGATGCTTGCGTTCAATCTAAGATTCGAAAAGGAAAATTTCCGCCACACCCCGGACTCGGAACAAGTTGCGCTTGCCACTATGAAGATCGCTTCTGCTAGGATCCCAAAAATCCCCGGACTTGAATATCTAGTTTATAATGCAGTGTATTCTCTTATGGACAAACCTTTGAGGGAAGCAATGGGATTTCCGAAAGCGAATCCTATCGTTGCCGCTTTGACCTATGCGGTTTTGAAATTTAGAGCATTCTTCCTAAGATATCTTTGGCCGCCTAGAAAAACTCCTTATTACGTGACCAAACGAAATAACCCTACATATCCGAACGGATATTTGATTGAAGAGTTAGGACCACATTAG